From the Scylla paramamosain isolate STU-SP2022 chromosome 15, ASM3559412v1, whole genome shotgun sequence genome, one window contains:
- the LOC135107763 gene encoding uncharacterized protein LOC135107763, which produces MPHPRRHHCPKRTPRPERHPGLKTAVPLKPPPSPSADESLPRGNDSSAHNLNTLTTMTQSAPGPVSRNRSVSPESWTSSTSPRLAQDRSAEPRTNGRPRPRSMDESPFSSSPPSPELDQTLIRPRPAFSSIRPYSEIPEGIRSCVREALLDHAAKGDRSPAKSAPASSQLARCLRPVRERTSIFERGVATRATYPEGRRTVIPMAARTSIRKLVSIFSRAFVKDRDKEQDGTLGSQSRAPRSHSLHESRTEALAKSFANSLRFPRKEASGSAGDTSTFPRRARLHSVAISKFSYLESGAKDKSLGSQYFRQEVTASLIRSLVYGLNTTGVSPAAPAAATAATTPTLPLHESITVRLVNLRPGSPSSPSPMVPCLHSTDWPPTTLAPACSSPRLQWQQGGKGAKNIPSEPKNLHGSRSSRSSRSPRVAVWPPLNKPTTSDHLGTLPRSRSRSLSPASPHIPVARYTPAPPKNPVPPNTPDVPRIPASHRPSHSPHSDLHAS; this is translated from the coding sequence ATGCCACACCCAAGAAGACATCACTGTCCCAAAAGGACGCCACGTCCCGAAAGACATCCGGGTCTCAAGACTGCTGTGCCCCTAAAGcccccaccatcaccctcaGCCGATGAGTCATTGCCTCGCGGCAATGACTCATCGGCACACAACCtcaacaccctcaccaccatGACCCAGAGTGCTCCCGGGCCCGTCTCACGGAACAGAAGTGTATCCCCGGAGTCTTGGACGTCCTCCACCTCGCCCCGCCTTGCCCAGGACAGATCCGCTGAGCCCCGCACCAACGGGCGACCTCGACCACGAAGCATGGACGAATCTCCCTTCAGCAGTTCACCGCCAAGCCCTGAATTAGACCAAACTCTTATCCGTCCACGGCCCGCATTCTCGTCCATCCGCCCCTACAGCGAGATCCCGGAGGGCATCAGAAGCTGCGTGCGGGAAGCACTGCTAGATCACGCCGCCAAGGGGGACCGATCACCGGCTAAGAGTGCCCCAGCCTCGTCCCAGCTTGCCCGCTGTCTGCGGCCTGTAAGGGAGAGAACAAGCATCTTTGAACGAGGAGTTGCTACCCGCGCCACCTACCCCGAGGGGCGCCGCACGGTCATCCCGATGGCGGCCAGAACGTCCATTAGGAAGCTCGTCTCTATTTTTTCTCGTGCCTTCGTCAAGGATCGCGACAAGGAGCAGGATGGAACTTTGGGATCACAGAGCCGCGCTCCGCGGAGCCACAGCCTCCACGAAAGCCGCACCGAGGCGCTTGCCAAAAGCTTTGCTAACTCTCTTAGGTTTCCCCGCAAGGAGGCCTCGGGGAGTGCTGGAGACACCAGCACCTTCCCACGACGAGCGCGGCTCCACTCAGTGGCCATCAGTAAGTTCTCGTACCTAGAGAGCGGAGCCAAAGACAAGTCCCTGGGCAGCCAGTACTTCCGGCAGGAGGtcacagcctctctcatcaGAAGTCTGGTTTATGGTTTAAACACCACAGGAGTGAGTCCTGCTGCCCCCGCGGCCGCCACCGCAGCAACCACCCCAACATTGCCACTGCACGAGTCCATCACGGTGCGACTTGTAAACCTGCGGCCAGGAAGCCCTTCGTCGCCCTCCCCGATGGTGCCCTGCTTGCACTCCACCGACTGGCCCCCGACCACCCTCGCACCGGCATGTTCCTCCCCCCGCCTTCAGTGGCAACAGGGAGGCAAGGGAGCCAAGAACATCCCAAGCGAACCCAAGAACCTCCACGGGTCTCGCTCGTCCCGTAGTTCCCGCTCACCGCGCGTTGCGGTGTGGCCGCCTCTTAACAAACCCACCACCTCTGACCACTTAGGCACCCTGCCCCGCTCCCgctcccgctccctctccccaGCCTCGCCTCACATCCCAGTCGCGCGCTACACACCAGCTCCTCCGAAGAATCCGGTCCCTCCAAACACTCCCGACGTCCCTCGCATCCCGGCCTCTCACCGCCCATCACATTCCCCTCATTCCGACCTTCACGCCTCCTAA
- the LOC135107765 gene encoding X-linked retinitis pigmentosa GTPase regulator-interacting protein 1-like, which produces MIDEEQKTNDRERSEKKDEDENEDQENEDGDEDEEQKKEEETNKWEQMKKEEEEGIDEEEVDEEDKEDEEEKGEEGDASISVSLTEADMEVLELLAKPERRGFCPIREESVAPSGKAWLCPGGSQPEPSPAAAAEQRQQHLRLSDGGALFSAHPGAADQCLGPCQAHFLACWLHPGILQASLDGGTRKPNLDECHRQRLVGGEKGQRSRRVSLTPPPVPPQPPRPARPMSIGSWIQQDYERASQFQDVNQSSSSAPLHADRPCMKDAIFDLSDDEEPVYALDQGRKDLGQDGPRQEFIEKLERLESSRAVEDTGHTERFFSGELEGVVSYSVHVDTLPLSTQEAATQIRASDRERRTTRDRPLSPVPTLGVAGLRSSRMLQGTSKDEPRRRGRPPPIVSRNRGRTQPIRGSGAPSQPIRP; this is translated from the exons ATGATAGATGAAGAACAGAAGACTAACGATCGAGAGAGAAGcgaaaagaaggacgaggatgagaatgaggacCAGGAGAACGAGGACggggatgaagatgaggaacagaagaaagaggaagagacgaaca AGTGGGAacagatgaaaaaggaggaagaagaaggtatagatgaggaagaggtagacgaagaagataaggaggatgaggaggaaaaaggggaggaaggtgaCGCATCCATATCTGTGTCCCTGACAGAGGCGGACATGGAGGTGTTGGAGTTGCTGGCTAAACCTGAGCGTCGAGGCTTCTGTCCGATACGGGAGGAGAGTGTGGCGCCAAGCGGCAAGGCGTGGCTGTGTCCAGGCGGTAGTCAGCCCGAGCCTTCGCCTGCAGCAGCGGCtgagcagcggcagcagcaccTCCGTCTGTCAGATGGTGGAGCACTTTTCTCAGCGCATCCAGGAGCAGCAGACCAGTGCTTGGGGCCATGCCAGGCCCACTTCCTGGCATGTTGGCTTCACCCAGGCATCCTTCAGGCCAG CCTGGATGGGGGCACGAGGAAGCCCAATCTGGATGAATGTCATCGACAGCGGCTTGTTGGTGGGGAGAAAGGACAGCGCAGCCGCAGAGTTTCACTAACTCCACCACCTGTACCACCACAACCCCCTCGACCTGCGCGCCCTATGTCTATCGGCTCCTGGATACAGCAAGATTATGAGCGGGCGTCACAATTCCAGGATGTCAACCAATCCAGCAGCTCAGCCCCACTCCACGCTGACAGACCTTGCATGAAGGACGCTATCTTCGATCTTTCCGACGACGAGGAGCCAGTGTACGCTCTGGACCAAGGGAGGAAAGACCTGGGGCAGGATGGACCGAGGCAAGAGTTTATTGAAAAACTGGAGCGGCTTGAGAGCAGCCGCGCCGTGGAGGACACCGGCCACACCGAGAGGTTCTTTAGCGGGGAACTGGAAGGCGTGGTGTCTTACTCGGTGCACGTTGACACTCTGCCGCTGTCCACGCAGGAGGCAGCAACACAAATACGAGCTTCAGACCGGGAGCGACGCACTACGAGGGACAGGCCTCTCAGCCCTGTTCCAACATTAGGAGTCGCGGGTCTGAGGTCCAGCAGGATGCTTCAGGGAACTAGTAAAGACGAGCCTCGCCGAAGAGGACGCCCGCCGCCCATTGTCTCCAGGAATCGTGGTAGAACACAGCCAATCCGTGGGAGCGGCGCTCCAAGCCAACCTATCAGACCTTGA